Within the Methanobrevibacter wolinii SH genome, the region TATTCTAAGTTTAATGGTTTCAACAATGCATAAACTTTTTCTAAAAAAGTGAATTATATATTATTAAAAATATAAATTTTTATTTAAGATTATTTTTATATAAATAGATTATAATTGAATTTAAGTATATCTTATTTTTATATAATGGATTATAATTGAATTTAGGTATATCTTATTTTTATAGAAATAGGTTATAGTTTTAGATTATTAAGTAAAGATTATTATTGTGGTTATATGAATTATGATTATTTAATTGTTGGATCTGGACTTTTTGGTTCTGTATTTGCACGTGAAATGACTGATAATGGATATAAATGTTTGGTTATTGAAAAAAGAAATCATATTGGTGGAAATGTCTATACTTCTAATAAGGAAGGAATTAATGTACATGAGTATGGAGCACATATTTTCCATACAAGTAATGAAAAAGTATGGAATTATATTAATAAATATGCTAAATTCAATCGTTTTACAAATTCACCTATTGCAAACTATAGGGGGGAATTATATAACCTCCCATTTAATATGAATACCTTTCATGAGATGTGGAATATTAAAACTCCACAGGAAGCTATTTCAATCATTGAAAATCAGAAGAAGGAAGCAGGTATTAAAAATCCTAAAAACCTTGAAGAACAAGCTATTAGTTTAGTAGGTAAGGATATTTATGAAAAATTAATTAAAGGGTATACTGAAAAGCAATGGGGTAAAAAATGCACTGAACTTCCATCATTTATTATTAAACGTTTACCAGTACGTTTAACATATGATAATAATTATTTCAATGATTTATATCAGGGGATACCTATAGGGGGATATACCCAAATCATTGAGAAACTTTTAGAGGGTATTGAAGTTAAATTAAACACAGATTTCTTCAATGATAGAGAAAAATGGGAAAATATTGCAGATAAAATTTTATTTACAGGGATGATTGATCAATATTATGATTACTCTTATGGTGAATTAGAGTATCGTGGTTTAAGATTTGAGAGTGAAACATTAGATATTGATAATTATCAAGGAAACGCTGTAATTAATTATACTGATTCTGAAACGCCATTTACACGGATTATTGAACATAAACATTTTGAAGCTTCCAATTCACTTAAAACAATTATTACTCATGAATATCCTCAAAATTGGGAAAGAGGCATGGAGGCATATTATCCAGTAAATAATGATAAAAATAATAAATTATTTGATAAATATCAAAAGCTTGCTGAAAATGAAGAAAACATTATTTTTGGTGGACGTTTAGGTATGTATAAATATTATAATATGGATCAAATAATTGATGAAGCATTAAAATTAGTTGAAAGTGAGCTTAAAAATTAGGTTTTATATTTACTTTTAATTATTTTAATCCTACTTTTAATTATTTTGTATCTATCTTTTTATCTATTTTTAATTTACTTTTTTTAAATAATTTAATATAGAAAATAATTTATTTTTTAAAAAAATAGTTTTTAATTTTAATATAATTATTGATTTTAAAATATTTTATAATTGTTTTATAGTTCTGGTTTTTTTAGTAGGTATTTGGTTTTGTTGTTTGGTTATGGGTTTTATAATTATTTTATAATGTTTTGGTTTTTTTAGGGTTTTTAGTTTTGTTGTTTGCTAATTTTATAATTATAAAACCTAAAATTTTTAATCTAAAAAAATTTATTAAATATTATTCTGGGAATTTTGGATTATTTAATATTAAATTTTTTAATATAGCCATTCTTACAGGGACAGCATTAAATGCTTGTTGGAAATATCTATTATGTTTTGTATTATCAACATCATATGCAATTTCATTTACTCTTGGTAATGGATGCATTACAATAAGATCTTTTCCTTTTAACATATCATGATTAATAAGATAAGCATCTTTAATTTTTAAATATTCTTCTAAATCAGGGAATCTTTCTTTTTGAATCCTTGTATCATATAATACATCTATATCATCAATAACTTCATTAAGATTCTCATTTTCTGTAAATTTAATATTATTCTTTTTAAGATCTTCAAGAATTTCTCTAGGCATTCTAAGTTCTTTTGGTGCAACGAAGGTCATTTCAACATTGTATAATCCAAGTGCATATGCAAGTGAATGTACTGTACGCCCATATTTTAAATCACCTACAAGTGCAACTTTAAGGTTTTCAATATGTCCAAACTCTTTTTTCATTGTATATAAATCAAGTAAGGTTTGTGTTGGATGTTGGGCTGCACCATCACCAGCATTAATTACAGGTATATCTACAATTTCAGATATGAATTTTGATACTCCTTCAAGTTCATGTCTTATTACAAGTGCATCAGAGTATGATTCAATCATTTTTGCAGTATCTGCAATACTTTCTCCTTTTACAATAGATGATGATGTAGTATTATCAAAACCTATACATTCTCCACCTAATCTTTTCATTGAGGTTTCAAATGATAATCTGGTTCTTGTTGATGGTTCAAAAAACATCATTCCAAGTATTTTACCATTTAATAAATTAGAACTAACTTGAGATTTAGCAACACTTTCAAGTTTTGCTGCTTCATCTAAAATATAATTTATATCTTCTTTTTCAAAATCATTTATTGATATAACATTTTTTAGATTAAAAATTGTAATCACCTAAAATATTGAAATTGTTTTAATTATTTGTTTATTATTATAATTAAAATTTTTTTAAAGCCTATTTTCTTATAA harbors:
- the glf gene encoding UDP-galactopyranose mutase, which translates into the protein MNYDYLIVGSGLFGSVFAREMTDNGYKCLVIEKRNHIGGNVYTSNKEGINVHEYGAHIFHTSNEKVWNYINKYAKFNRFTNSPIANYRGELYNLPFNMNTFHEMWNIKTPQEAISIIENQKKEAGIKNPKNLEEQAISLVGKDIYEKLIKGYTEKQWGKKCTELPSFIIKRLPVRLTYDNNYFNDLYQGIPIGGYTQIIEKLLEGIEVKLNTDFFNDREKWENIADKILFTGMIDQYYDYSYGELEYRGLRFESETLDIDNYQGNAVINYTDSETPFTRIIEHKHFEASNSLKTIITHEYPQNWERGMEAYYPVNNDKNNKLFDKYQKLAENEENIIFGGRLGMYKYYNMDQIIDEALKLVESELKN
- the pyrB gene encoding aspartate carbamoyltransferase is translated as MITIFNLKNVISINDFEKEDINYILDEAAKLESVAKSQVSSNLLNGKILGMMFFEPSTRTRLSFETSMKRLGGECIGFDNTTSSSIVKGESIADTAKMIESYSDALVIRHELEGVSKFISEIVDIPVINAGDGAAQHPTQTLLDLYTMKKEFGHIENLKVALVGDLKYGRTVHSLAYALGLYNVEMTFVAPKELRMPREILEDLKKNNIKFTENENLNEVIDDIDVLYDTRIQKERFPDLEEYLKIKDAYLINHDMLKGKDLIVMHPLPRVNEIAYDVDNTKHNRYFQQAFNAVPVRMAILKNLILNNPKFPE